One Paraglaciecola mesophila genomic region harbors:
- the nagB-II gene encoding glucosamine-6-phosphate deaminase NagB-II, producing MTSIMAKEAASTADLLAQQLRLNQGTCERIAQRIQRLNPSVVYIVARGSSDHAGVFAKYLIEVELGIPVVAAAPSVVTVFHKQLKLNNALVIGISQSGRSPDILQHMEMAKEAGALCIGLVNDETSPLANLVDELIPLRVEQEVAVAATKSYLACLSALLQLVAYSKKDRALIAAIKEIPDALKRAVDGPKQLHADMFQGCDKCIVLGRGFGYAIAKEVALKLKEVCAIQAEAFSSAEFVHGPVALAQKPLKVLSLGLLDESQATHKQQIDDVTQRGAHVLHMKVFPDNVHPRIGALMIMQRFYLDIADISVQLGCNPDTPQGLNKVTMTV from the coding sequence ATGACCAGCATTATGGCCAAAGAAGCTGCTTCTACTGCTGACCTATTAGCACAGCAGCTTAGATTAAACCAAGGCACTTGCGAGCGTATTGCACAGCGAATACAGCGACTTAACCCAAGCGTGGTGTACATAGTGGCAAGAGGCTCATCAGACCATGCGGGGGTATTTGCAAAGTACTTGATTGAAGTGGAGTTAGGCATTCCTGTGGTTGCTGCTGCGCCCTCAGTGGTGACTGTGTTCCACAAACAATTGAAGCTAAATAATGCTCTGGTTATTGGAATTTCACAATCAGGACGCAGCCCAGATATTTTGCAACACATGGAGATGGCGAAAGAGGCCGGGGCGCTGTGTATCGGTTTGGTGAATGATGAAACCTCGCCATTGGCTAATTTAGTCGATGAACTTATCCCGTTGCGCGTGGAGCAAGAAGTCGCGGTCGCCGCGACGAAAAGCTACTTGGCGTGTTTAAGTGCACTTTTGCAATTGGTGGCTTACAGTAAAAAAGATAGAGCCCTCATTGCTGCGATAAAAGAGATTCCAGATGCACTTAAACGAGCCGTTGATGGGCCTAAGCAATTACATGCAGATATGTTCCAAGGGTGTGATAAATGCATCGTGTTGGGGCGTGGTTTTGGCTACGCGATTGCCAAAGAGGTAGCATTAAAGCTAAAAGAAGTGTGCGCAATTCAAGCTGAGGCATTCTCTAGTGCTGAGTTTGTACACGGCCCTGTGGCGTTAGCGCAAAAGCCGCTAAAAGTGCTCAGTTTAGGATTGCTCGATGAATCGCAGGCCACCCACAAGCAACAAATTGACGACGTAACCCAGCGCGGGGCACATGTGTTACACATGAAAGTCTTTCCTGACAATGTACACCCACGAATCGGAGCGTTAATGATTATGCAACGTTTCTACCTTGATATTGCTGACATTTCCGTGCAATTGGGTTGCAACCCAGACACACCTCAAGGCTTAAACAAAGTCACAATGACTGTCTAA
- a CDS encoding hydrolase: MPQPSSRHLPLDTVSSTSENTLFGEIVQSTFTPPWWAKNRHMQTIWPRFFQRRLRVHWHKERLILPDGDFVNLAWAGDRESIASSKGLVVIFHGLEGSNKSHYANDMAANLVQQGYLVVLMHFRGCGGEHNTLPRAYHSGETEDAWFLLNWLTELYPNVAKVAMGFSLGANMLLKLLGERPEQRILRAGIGISPPFKLAECSLSINQGVSRMYQSYLLKSMVNNLVDKMRTVDYSDHLEIDDVKARSLKSFKAFDQHVTAPLHGFDSADDYYTKCSAINFMKTIATPTLVIHAKDDPFMSESVLPSEQELSPHVRLELSDKGGHVGFMQGTPWRPVIWMQKRVNQYFQEILRE, encoded by the coding sequence ATGCCTCAGCCTTCATCACGTCATCTTCCTTTAGATACGGTTAGCTCAACCAGCGAAAACACCTTATTTGGCGAGATTGTACAAAGTACGTTTACGCCTCCTTGGTGGGCGAAAAATCGTCATATGCAGACTATTTGGCCGCGCTTTTTTCAGCGACGCTTAAGGGTGCATTGGCATAAAGAGCGTTTGATTTTGCCTGATGGGGATTTTGTCAATTTAGCCTGGGCAGGAGACAGAGAGAGCATTGCATCGAGCAAAGGGTTAGTGGTTATTTTTCATGGTCTGGAAGGGTCGAACAAGTCCCATTATGCCAATGACATGGCTGCCAATCTCGTTCAGCAAGGCTACCTGGTGGTATTGATGCATTTTCGTGGTTGCGGCGGTGAGCATAATACCTTACCCAGAGCGTATCACTCGGGAGAAACAGAAGACGCGTGGTTTTTGTTAAACTGGCTGACGGAGCTGTATCCTAATGTCGCGAAAGTGGCTATGGGCTTTTCCCTCGGGGCGAATATGCTGTTAAAACTGTTAGGGGAACGTCCTGAACAGCGCATTTTGCGCGCAGGTATCGGGATTTCACCGCCTTTTAAGTTAGCTGAGTGCTCATTGAGTATCAATCAAGGTGTATCACGTATGTATCAGTCTTATTTACTGAAAAGCATGGTGAATAATCTGGTGGATAAAATGCGTACCGTGGACTATTCCGATCATTTAGAGATTGATGATGTCAAAGCACGCTCTCTTAAAAGCTTCAAAGCGTTCGACCAGCACGTAACCGCGCCTCTGCATGGTTTTGACAGTGCTGATGATTACTACACTAAATGCAGCGCGATAAATTTTATGAAAACTATCGCCACTCCAACCCTTGTCATTCACGCTAAAGACGACCCCTTTATGAGTGAGTCAGTTTTGCCCAGTGAACAAGAACTGTCCCCTCATGTACGCCTTGAATTAAGCGACAAAGGAGGGCATGTAGGGTTTATGCAAGGCACGCCTTGGCGTCCGGTAATTTGGATGCAGAAGCGTGTTAATCAATATTTTCAGGAGATTTTGCGCGAGTAA
- the cysQ gene encoding 3'(2'),5'-bisphosphate nucleotidase CysQ, giving the protein MPTDSISSLLDIAKSAAQAAGKVVMEIYDSGDYKSYQKDDDSPVTSADYKANEVILAILKRKTPHIPIMSEESDNGALEVRKGWHRYWLIDPIDGTQEFIARSGDFAVNIALVEDNQPVIGVIYWPPGETLYFASKGHGAFKESRTENKRIHVRKFDDPEHDPVMIAISRRQARENVMRSMSDHRTYQTYPTGSCSLKSCFIAEGKADVFLRLGVTGEWDTGASQCIVSEAGGNILAHDFSPLSYNERNSVTNPDFIVMGDQRVNWQTIVKYTTGDTE; this is encoded by the coding sequence ATGCCCACCGACTCTATCTCTTCGTTACTCGACATAGCTAAAAGCGCAGCCCAAGCGGCTGGAAAAGTCGTCATGGAAATCTATGACAGTGGTGACTATAAAAGCTATCAAAAAGACGATGACTCGCCCGTGACGTCAGCCGACTACAAAGCGAATGAAGTGATTTTGGCCATTCTCAAACGTAAAACCCCGCACATTCCTATCATGTCGGAAGAGTCAGACAACGGTGCACTAGAAGTGCGTAAAGGCTGGCATCGTTATTGGTTAATTGACCCTATTGATGGTACCCAAGAGTTTATCGCTCGCAGTGGCGACTTTGCAGTGAATATTGCACTTGTTGAAGATAACCAACCTGTTATCGGGGTGATTTACTGGCCCCCAGGTGAAACCTTGTATTTTGCCTCTAAAGGGCACGGGGCATTTAAAGAAAGCCGCACCGAAAATAAACGCATTCACGTGCGTAAATTTGACGATCCTGAACACGACCCCGTTATGATTGCCATTAGCCGCCGTCAAGCACGAGAAAATGTCATGCGCAGCATGAGCGATCATCGCACGTATCAAACTTATCCGACGGGCAGCTGCTCGCTAAAATCCTGTTTTATCGCTGAAGGTAAAGCAGATGTTTTCTTACGTTTAGGCGTGACTGGCGAATGGGACACTGGTGCTTCTCAGTGCATTGTCAGTGAAGCAGGGGGCAATATTTTGGCCCATGATTTTTCGCCTCTTAGTTATAATGAACGAAATTCCGTTACCAACCCAGATTTTATCGTTATGGGTGATCAACGAGTAAATTGGCAAACCATAGTGAAATACACCACAGGAGATACCGAATGA
- a CDS encoding YceI family protein, translated as MTFRKNAKLLKLAAINLAALSSLLVCASASADWQLLNKDSQLNFISTKNIKVSELHHFSNLSGSLTSAGELSVDIDLSSVETGIDIRNSRMREKLFMVENFPKATLTANLPKEILAFTKGQAGTFTIPAKLSVLGQENDIEVKVQVTKTDHNRFVATSAQPVIITAGDYGLQGGIDWLQNVAGLSSISPNVPVTFNLTFIELM; from the coding sequence ATGACTTTCCGCAAAAATGCCAAGTTGCTAAAACTGGCCGCAATTAACCTAGCCGCGCTATCCAGCTTACTCGTGTGTGCAAGCGCTTCCGCCGATTGGCAACTGCTGAATAAAGACTCTCAGTTAAATTTCATTTCTACCAAGAATATTAAAGTCAGTGAGCTTCATCATTTCTCCAATCTGAGCGGCTCACTAACCAGTGCCGGTGAATTGTCGGTTGATATCGATTTATCCTCTGTAGAAACAGGGATAGATATTCGCAACTCTCGTATGCGTGAAAAGCTGTTTATGGTGGAGAACTTCCCGAAAGCGACTCTCACCGCTAACCTGCCAAAAGAAATTTTGGCGTTTACTAAAGGCCAAGCAGGTACGTTTACCATTCCTGCCAAATTAAGCGTGCTAGGGCAAGAAAACGACATTGAAGTGAAAGTACAAGTGACCAAAACTGACCATAATCGTTTTGTCGCCACCAGTGCTCAACCTGTCATCATTACAGCAGGGGATTATGGCCTACAAGGCGGCATAGACTGGTTACAAAACGTAGCGGGCTTGTCCAGCATCAGCCCGAATGTACCCGTAACGTTTAACTTAACCTTCATCGAATTGATGTAA
- the ppa gene encoding inorganic diphosphatase: MSLNDVPAGKNVPDEINVVIEIPAYSDPIKYEVDKDTGAIFVDRFMATCMHYPTNYGYINQTLSEDGDPADVLVMSPFPLLAGCVIKCRPVGVLKMTDESGTDAKILAVPVDKLSTIYRGIKDIDQVDELTLNQIEHFFSHYKDLEPGKWVKIDGWENAEAAKEEIVSSVERYKTEG, from the coding sequence ATGAGTCTTAACGATGTTCCAGCTGGTAAAAACGTACCAGACGAAATTAATGTAGTGATTGAAATCCCTGCGTATTCTGATCCAATCAAATATGAAGTGGATAAAGACACAGGTGCAATTTTTGTCGACCGCTTCATGGCGACCTGCATGCACTACCCCACTAACTATGGCTATATTAATCAAACATTGTCAGAAGATGGTGATCCAGCAGACGTACTAGTGATGTCACCTTTCCCACTTCTTGCTGGTTGTGTGATTAAGTGTCGTCCTGTTGGCGTACTTAAAATGACAGATGAATCAGGTACTGATGCTAAGATTTTAGCGGTACCGGTTGATAAGTTGTCTACCATCTATCGTGGTATCAAAGACATCGACCAAGTGGACGAGCTTACCCTTAACCAAATTGAGCATTTCTTCTCACATTACAAAGATTTAGAGCCTGGAAAATGGGTGAAAATCGACGGTTGGGAAAACGCTGAAGCAGCAAAAGAAGAAATCGTTAGCAGCGTAGAGCGTTACAAAACAGAAGGCTAA
- a CDS encoding YheU family protein encodes MIIPINEVSPDALSNLIEGFVLREGTEYGEADCSLADKVEQVRAQLTSGEALLVYSELHETVNIIPKDQLGLIDEEAE; translated from the coding sequence ATGATTATACCGATTAATGAAGTCAGCCCAGATGCGTTGAGCAATCTGATTGAAGGATTTGTGCTACGTGAAGGCACCGAGTACGGTGAGGCGGATTGCAGTTTGGCAGATAAGGTAGAGCAAGTGCGAGCTCAATTAACATCGGGCGAGGCCTTGCTGGTGTATTCAGAGTTACATGAAACAGTGAATATTATCCCCAAAGATCAGCTTGGGCTGATCGATGAGGAAGCAGAATAA
- the nudE gene encoding ADP compounds hydrolase NudE, whose translation MSKIDPNKTLPHIHQRRTVAKSGLFTVEQVDLEFSNGELRTFERMAGGGRGAVMIVPFINNHEFLLVREYAAGTHSYQLGFPKGLIDPGEEPAQAADRELKEEVGFGATKLHYLQNVSMAPAFFNARMDIFIAEDLYEQTLPGDEPEPLDIIKWSINDLDALLARDDFIEARCITALFLAQKWLKEQ comes from the coding sequence ATGAGCAAAATAGACCCCAATAAAACACTTCCACACATTCACCAACGACGCACCGTGGCAAAAAGCGGATTGTTCACCGTTGAGCAAGTCGATCTCGAGTTTTCCAATGGAGAACTGCGCACCTTTGAGCGCATGGCTGGCGGTGGACGTGGCGCGGTGATGATTGTTCCCTTTATCAATAACCATGAATTTTTATTGGTACGTGAATACGCGGCAGGCACGCACTCATACCAGTTAGGTTTTCCTAAGGGCCTAATCGACCCAGGAGAAGAACCTGCGCAAGCCGCTGATCGCGAGCTCAAAGAAGAAGTCGGCTTTGGCGCAACTAAGCTTCATTACTTGCAAAATGTCAGCATGGCACCGGCATTTTTTAACGCCCGCATGGATATTTTTATCGCTGAAGATTTATATGAACAAACGCTTCCCGGCGATGAACCTGAGCCCTTAGACATCATTAAATGGTCGATAAACGATCTTGATGCGTTATTGGCTCGTGACGATTTCATTGAAGCTCGCTGTATTACCGCACTATTTCTCGCGCAAAAGTGGTTAAAGGAACAATAA
- the yrfG gene encoding GMP/IMP nucleotidase: MPDLPWNKIKTVLLDMDGTLLDLHFDSHFWLEHLPKTYASINGISEEQGKEYMMAEYRQVFGTIDWYCLDYWADKLQLDIMQAKREVEHLIAMRDDTIPLLDALRESGREVVLVTNAHPDSLSLKIEHTALDSHIDTLISTHEFGVTKESQLLWQKLQQRLGFDCEHTLFVDDSLPILQAAKDFGIAHLLAVSNPDSQLPLKDVTQFLATSDYRTMLDAIKNTPFAG; encoded by the coding sequence TTGCCTGACTTACCTTGGAACAAAATTAAAACGGTTTTACTCGATATGGACGGGACTTTGCTTGACTTGCATTTCGATAGCCACTTCTGGTTAGAGCATTTACCGAAAACGTACGCCAGTATCAATGGCATCAGCGAAGAACAGGGTAAAGAGTACATGATGGCGGAGTATCGCCAAGTGTTTGGCACAATAGATTGGTATTGTTTAGATTACTGGGCAGACAAACTTCAGCTAGATATTATGCAAGCAAAGCGTGAAGTTGAGCATTTAATCGCCATGCGGGATGACACCATTCCATTGCTTGATGCCCTCAGAGAATCAGGGCGTGAAGTGGTATTGGTCACTAACGCGCATCCCGATAGTCTGTCATTAAAAATTGAACATACTGCCCTTGATAGCCATATCGATACGCTTATTTCGACCCATGAATTTGGGGTCACCAAAGAGTCTCAATTATTATGGCAAAAGCTTCAGCAACGTTTAGGGTTCGATTGCGAGCATACGTTGTTTGTTGATGATAGCTTGCCTATTTTGCAGGCAGCGAAAGATTTTGGCATTGCCCACTTGCTGGCTGTGAGCAATCCAGATAGTCAATTACCGTTAAAAGATGTTACACAATTTTTAGCCACCAGTGACTACAGGACCATGTTGGACGCTATAAAAAATACTCCTTTTGCGGGATAA
- a CDS encoding GH92 family glycosyl hydrolase encodes MKKQFLVGAFSLCAVGGLAGCATSSEPSIQKVPMVQVVDESLLQYADPFIGTGGHGHTFPGAVVPFGMVQLSPDNPSKGWDWTSGYNYSDNQLLGFSHTHLSGTGVGDLLDILVMPFRGDYNTRRDNELKHVVSEYSHSDESASPGYYQVGLPQEKVNAELTATERTGVHRYTFSGEEDAKVLIDLGYAQNYDKSVATFMRVLDDNTLVGYRISTGWTDYQPVYFVAQFNQPFAHQFYKEGEALAGPFINAEKSEVVLNFGDIADKALVAKVAISYVSIDGAQQNLAAEVADFDFDNSKRQAQTLWAAQLGKFKVTDDNEQAKRKFYTALYHSFLAPQTFNDVNGSYFGADGSAHNSQQFKRYSLFSLWDTFRALHPLLTISNGERVNDMVSSMMAFYHETGLLPSWDLMANETDVMIGYHAVPVIVDAYFKGLTDVDPEALFEALKASAMQERFGIDLFAKYGYVPSDLEVEAVSKTLEYAFDDWAIARMAKALGKEQDYAYFAQRAESYKTLFDKQTGFMRGKTQDGQWVKNFSPTHVDHRTTDYTEANAWQYTWFVPHDVEGLISLFGGEAPFLNKLDTLFSTDSFMEGDVSPDISGLIGQYAHGNEPVHHVPYMYSLTSQKWKGEQRIKEIRDTMYRDNPDGLSGNDDVGQMSAWYVFSALGFYPLNPADGQYVLGTPQFDTVELQLPNNKIFTVKRVSSGKAPSDYVKEVTLNGTPVQMNTISHSDVMQGGELIFSF; translated from the coding sequence ATGAAAAAACAATTTTTAGTGGGTGCATTCTCTCTTTGTGCCGTAGGCGGACTTGCTGGTTGTGCCACAAGCTCGGAACCTAGCATACAAAAAGTGCCAATGGTGCAGGTCGTCGATGAGTCGTTGTTACAATACGCAGACCCTTTTATTGGCACGGGTGGCCACGGACATACCTTTCCTGGTGCAGTGGTGCCTTTTGGCATGGTACAACTAAGCCCTGACAATCCTTCTAAAGGATGGGATTGGACCTCAGGTTACAATTACAGCGACAACCAACTACTGGGTTTCAGCCATACGCATTTATCTGGCACAGGGGTAGGAGATTTGCTGGATATCCTCGTCATGCCGTTTCGTGGTGATTACAACACCCGACGTGATAATGAACTAAAGCACGTAGTGAGTGAGTATTCACATTCTGATGAAAGTGCCTCACCTGGGTACTACCAAGTGGGCTTGCCACAAGAGAAGGTCAATGCTGAGCTAACCGCTACCGAGCGTACTGGCGTGCATCGCTATACCTTTTCAGGTGAAGAAGACGCCAAAGTATTAATCGATTTAGGCTATGCCCAGAACTACGATAAATCTGTGGCTACCTTTATGCGTGTGTTAGACGATAACACCTTAGTGGGCTACCGTATTTCAACCGGTTGGACTGATTACCAGCCCGTGTATTTTGTTGCCCAGTTCAACCAACCCTTTGCACATCAGTTTTACAAAGAAGGCGAAGCGCTAGCGGGCCCGTTTATCAACGCTGAAAAAAGCGAAGTGGTGCTAAACTTCGGTGACATTGCTGACAAGGCTTTGGTGGCAAAAGTAGCTATTTCTTATGTCAGTATTGATGGAGCGCAGCAAAACCTAGCGGCTGAAGTGGCTGATTTCGATTTCGATAATAGCAAGCGCCAAGCACAAACACTCTGGGCAGCTCAACTGGGCAAATTCAAAGTCACTGATGATAACGAGCAAGCGAAACGCAAGTTCTATACGGCTTTATATCATTCATTTTTGGCACCGCAGACATTCAATGACGTCAATGGCAGCTATTTTGGTGCTGACGGTAGTGCCCACAATAGTCAGCAATTTAAACGGTATTCTTTGTTTTCACTGTGGGACACGTTTCGCGCATTACACCCATTGTTGACTATTTCTAATGGCGAGCGCGTCAATGATATGGTCAGCTCGATGATGGCGTTTTACCACGAAACCGGCCTGTTACCTTCTTGGGATTTAATGGCCAATGAAACCGACGTGATGATTGGTTATCACGCAGTGCCCGTCATAGTCGATGCCTATTTTAAAGGCTTAACGGATGTGGATCCTGAGGCGTTATTCGAGGCCCTTAAAGCGTCGGCTATGCAGGAACGTTTTGGTATCGATTTATTCGCTAAGTACGGCTATGTACCTTCTGATTTAGAGGTTGAAGCTGTATCGAAAACCCTCGAGTATGCGTTTGACGATTGGGCGATTGCACGCATGGCAAAAGCACTGGGTAAAGAACAAGACTATGCGTATTTCGCTCAACGTGCCGAGTCTTATAAAACCTTGTTTGATAAACAAACCGGTTTTATGCGTGGCAAAACCCAAGATGGCCAGTGGGTGAAAAATTTCAGCCCAACCCATGTTGACCACCGGACCACAGATTACACCGAAGCAAATGCTTGGCAGTACACTTGGTTTGTCCCTCACGATGTTGAAGGCTTGATCAGCTTATTCGGTGGTGAAGCGCCATTTCTAAATAAATTAGATACGTTATTCAGTACTGATTCCTTTATGGAGGGAGATGTATCACCGGATATTTCTGGGCTCATTGGCCAGTATGCGCACGGTAATGAGCCAGTGCACCATGTGCCTTACATGTATTCTTTAACCTCGCAAAAGTGGAAAGGCGAGCAACGTATTAAAGAGATCCGAGACACCATGTACCGCGATAATCCAGATGGGCTTTCAGGTAACGATGATGTGGGGCAAATGTCTGCTTGGTATGTGTTTAGTGCACTTGGTTTTTACCCTCTAAACCCAGCTGATGGGCAGTATGTATTAGGCACGCCCCAGTTTGATACTGTTGAGTTGCAATTACCGAATAATAAGATTTTTACGGTAAAACGGGTGTCATCAGGGAAAGCGCCAAGTGATTATGTTAAAGAGGTTACGCTTAACGGTACACCGGTGCAGATGAACACCATCTCTCACAGCGACGTGATGCAAGGTGGTGAGCTTATTTTTAGCTTTTAA
- a CDS encoding sodium:solute symporter family protein, with protein sequence MILSWIDIAVIIAYLVSVLLIGLYISKRASRNMDSYFLGGKTIPWWALGVSNASGMFDIAGTMWLVSMCFVYGLKSAWLPWIWPIFNQIFLMIYLSVWLRRSNVMTGAQWMETRFGNGKGAQLSQMVVVVFALVSAIGFIAYAFKGIGKFAAIFFPWELSPDLYALIIFAITTIYVVKGGMYSVVFTEILQFVIMTIAAISVGVIAMYMVSPEQLAAATPQGWDQLFFDWRLDLNWQGLIDSVNVKVQEDGLELFGLMIMMMLFKGVLSSMAGPVPNYDMQRILATKSPKDAAKMSGLVSLVMFFPRYMMVAGLSILAIVYMGPDIQAQGAQFDFEQILPFAINNFVPVGLTGLLIAGLLAAFMSTYAASVNAAPAYFVNDIYRRYLRPDADSRTYVRMSYIVSIVLVVLGMGLGLMLGSINAIMQWIFAALFGGYAAANLLKWHWWRFNAYGYFWGMLAGLLGALVLPIALPDVQPLMAFPLLLLFGLIGSVAGTLLTPPESDEVLCEFYRTVKPWGVWGPIREKVIAIEADFVPNKEFSRDMCNVVVGIVWQLALVVMPIYLVIQQWWSMLAAFCVIVVTSWILKKNWLDKLPD encoded by the coding sequence ATGATTTTGAGTTGGATTGATATTGCCGTCATCATTGCGTATTTGGTCTCGGTACTACTGATTGGTTTGTATATTTCCAAACGTGCTAGTCGAAATATGGACTCGTACTTTTTAGGTGGGAAAACCATTCCTTGGTGGGCCCTTGGGGTGTCAAATGCGTCGGGTATGTTCGATATTGCCGGCACTATGTGGCTGGTCTCAATGTGCTTTGTATACGGTTTGAAAAGCGCTTGGCTACCTTGGATTTGGCCCATATTCAACCAAATATTTTTGATGATTTATCTGTCGGTGTGGTTACGTCGCTCGAACGTCATGACCGGTGCTCAGTGGATGGAAACCCGCTTTGGTAACGGTAAAGGCGCACAACTGAGTCAAATGGTGGTAGTGGTTTTCGCTCTGGTCAGTGCTATTGGCTTTATTGCCTACGCTTTTAAAGGAATTGGCAAGTTTGCCGCGATCTTCTTCCCGTGGGAATTATCTCCTGATTTGTATGCATTGATCATCTTTGCGATCACGACGATTTACGTGGTCAAAGGGGGCATGTATAGCGTGGTGTTTACTGAGATCTTGCAGTTTGTGATCATGACGATTGCAGCGATTTCAGTTGGAGTGATTGCCATGTATATGGTGTCACCCGAGCAATTGGCCGCAGCGACGCCCCAGGGTTGGGATCAACTCTTTTTTGACTGGCGATTAGATCTTAATTGGCAAGGCTTGATAGACAGCGTTAACGTTAAAGTACAAGAAGATGGCCTTGAGCTTTTTGGCTTGATGATCATGATGATGCTGTTCAAGGGTGTGCTATCGAGTATGGCTGGCCCTGTACCGAACTATGACATGCAGCGTATTTTAGCCACCAAAAGCCCTAAAGATGCGGCAAAAATGAGTGGTTTGGTGTCTTTGGTGATGTTTTTCCCTCGCTATATGATGGTGGCAGGTTTATCTATTCTTGCCATTGTGTACATGGGGCCGGATATTCAGGCCCAAGGCGCGCAGTTCGATTTTGAGCAGATTCTGCCATTCGCTATTAATAATTTCGTTCCGGTTGGCTTAACCGGCTTGCTGATCGCTGGTCTGTTAGCTGCGTTTATGTCGACCTATGCGGCATCGGTTAACGCTGCACCTGCCTACTTTGTCAATGATATTTATCGCCGCTATTTGCGCCCGGATGCTGACAGCCGCACTTATGTGCGTATGAGCTATATCGTGTCGATTGTGCTGGTGGTTCTCGGTATGGGACTTGGGCTGATGCTCGGTAGCATTAACGCCATTATGCAATGGATTTTTGCCGCGTTATTTGGCGGTTACGCGGCGGCTAATTTACTGAAATGGCATTGGTGGCGATTTAATGCTTATGGTTACTTTTGGGGCATGTTAGCTGGGTTACTAGGTGCACTCGTGCTACCGATTGCGCTTCCTGACGTGCAACCTTTAATGGCCTTTCCGTTACTACTGCTATTCGGCCTTATTGGTTCCGTTGCGGGCACTTTACTGACCCCACCTGAATCAGATGAAGTGTTATGTGAGTTCTACCGCACCGTGAAACCTTGGGGCGTGTGGGGACCAATACGTGAAAAAGTTATCGCCATAGAGGCTGATTTTGTTCCGAATAAAGAGTTTTCAAGGGACATGTGCAATGTCGTGGTTGGTATTGTGTGGCAGTTAGCGTTGGTGGTAATGCCTATTTATTTAGTGATCCAGCAGTGGTGGTCAATGTTGGCAGCCTTTTGCGTGATTGTTGTGACCAGCTGGATTTTGAAAAAGAACTGGCTAGACAAACTCCCAGATTAA